One Pararge aegeria chromosome 4, ilParAegt1.1, whole genome shotgun sequence DNA segment encodes these proteins:
- the LOC120637918 gene encoding pleckstrin homology domain-containing family M member 1-like has translation MSFFKNVTSSFAIRSRDTILKESLINNLSECVKDIQYNSQFEENFHSVLGSTDSTNTLCMALEAVFLHGLKDTFLRKAKNVISGDPDYRPQSSFWPLILVLSHRQNIDQISSLPQINTEIGQCRAWLRIALNECLLSSYMSTLLKNISAVKPFYNRSAFVCDSEILEVSQKLVQGLETCVQFNLPINSSLLNQWPEQVLMQAGIWVPTMRVAPITAGLDVASTLTDEVKPKLATTPTHASSITGIVINEDEALKFILSKDSNDLNNRSEHIEETEKVNKEDKIKSDSDVDSLKVVEATSSQEPADETVLSSDTMPVYSSSVDSADFIAPTDVIVTGNSLLVYNGRAKGWSNDIHDDLNESINSNSSHGSSMIKTPELKSLSSLVDNTVAYGEPYTHTQNLKDIMKDIHKELKLTVDDNISLHETVEAAVLEDPSLQGLDFEVVPNSINGSFTPQELQRMIKQLGMLSREKGLDYQNYQCKGCQDLLGSTVSKAKVCGYTGEYYCGNCMDPNVFIIPARVIHNWDFKRYPVSKKSALFLLEFQHHPWIDMKKLNPKIYCGVSDMAQLQELRIQLNFLRAYIFTCREPVIEELQKRVWPREYLYDHVHLYTISDLAQIPNSSLALQLEKVVSFAKSHVLDCWLCSQKGFICEVCKDSKILYPFETSSTYRCDECSSVFHAKCQNESLPCPKCKRRQERTSDTSLVDALHSHFIKQTL, from the coding sequence ATGTCGTTTTTCAAGAACGTTACATCTAGCTTCGCTATTCGCAGTCGCGATACAATACTTAAGGAGTccctaattaataatttatcggAGTGCGTAAAAGATATCCAATACAATAGCCAATTCGAAGAGAATTTTCACAGCGTTCTCGGCTCAACCGACTCTACAAACACATTATGTATGGCGTTAGAAGCAGTCTTTCTTCACGGATTGAAAGACACTTTTTTGAGGAAAGCTAAGAATGTTATATCCGGCGATCCCGACTACCGGCCACAGTCCAGTTTCTGGCCCTTGATACTAGTGCTTTCGCACAGGCAGAACATTGATCAGATCTCATCCCTCCCACAAATCAACACTGAGATAGGGCAATGCAGAGCCTGGCTAAGGATTGCCCTCAATGAGTGCCTTTTGTCTTCATATATGTCaacattattgaaaaatatatcgGCTGTCAAACCATTCTACAACAGGAGTGCATTTGTTTGCGATTCAGAAATATTGGAGGTTTCCCAGAAACTGGTTCAGGGATTAGAAACTTGTGTCCAATTTAATTTACCAATAAATTCCAGTTTACTGAACCAATGGCCCGAACAGGTTTTGATGCAAGCAGGTATTTGGGTACCTACTATGAGAGTGGCACCAATTACAGCCGGCTTAGATGTAGCCAGTACTTTGACTGATGAAGTCAAACCCAAGTTGGCTACAACCCCCACACATGCCTCCAGTATTACTGGAATTGTTATAAATGAAGATGAagctttgaaatttattttgtcaaaaGATTCTAATGATTTAAATAACAGAAGCGAACATATTGAAGAAACTGAGAAGGTCAATAAAgaagacaaaataaaatcagACTCTGATGTTGACTCTTTAAAAGTAGTTGAAGCAACGTCAAGTCAGGAGCCAGCTGATGAAACAGTTTTGTCCTCAGATACAATGCCTGTTTATTCATCATCAGTGGACTCTGCAGATTTTATAGCACCAACTGATGTTATTGTTACTGGAAATTCTTTATTGGTCTATAATGGTCGTGCAAAAGGATGGTCAAATGATATTCATGATGATTTAAATGAATCTATTAACTCAAATTCATCTCATGGCAGTAGTATGATTAAAACACCAGAATTGAAAAGCTTGTCTTCACTAGTTGACAATACAGTTGCATATGGGGAACCATACACCCACACTCAGAATTTAAAAGACATCATGAAAGATATTCATAAGGAATTAAAACTAACAGTTGACGATAATATTTCATTGCATGAGACTGTTGAGGCGGCAGTGCTGGAAGACCCGTCCTTACAGGGATTAGACTTTGAAGTGGTCCCAAATTCCATCAATGGTTCCTTCACACCTCAGGAGTTGCAAAGAATGATAAAACAATTAGGAATGTTATCTAGAGAAAAAGGACTTGATTACCAGAATTACCAGTGCAAGGGTTGTCAAGATTTACTAGGCAGCACAGTTTCAAAAGCTAAGGTCTGCGGCTACACTGGTGAATATTACTGTGGCAATTGTATGGATCCAAATGTTTTCATCATACCAGCTAGAGTAATACATAATTGGGACTTCAAAAGGTATCCAGTATCAAAAAAATCAGCATTGTTCTTATTAGAATTCCAACACCATCCTTGGATTGATATGAAAAAGCTGAATCCTAAAATATACTGTGGAGTGTCTGACATGGCACAACTGCAAGAATTAAGAATACAACTTAATTTTCTAAGAGCTTACATTTTTACTTGCCGTGAACCAGTTATTGAAGAGCTACAGAAACGTGTGTGGCCAAGAGAGTACCTATATGATCATGTACATTTATACACAATATCGGATTTAGCACAGATACCAAACAGTTCTTTGGCTTTACAGTTAGAAAAGGTAGTTAGCTTTGCAAAGTCTCATGTACTAGATTGTTGGCTCTGCAGCCAAAAGGGATTCATATGTGAAGTTTGTAAAGATTCCAAGATATTGTATCCGTTTGAAACAAGTTCTACATATAGATGTGATGAATGTTCAAGCGTTTTTCATGCTAAATGTCAAAATGAAAGCTTGCCTTGCCCCAAGTGCAAACGGAGGCAAGAAAGGACAAGTGACACATCATTGGTGGATGCCCTTCATTCTCATTTTatcaaacaaactctttaa
- the LOC120623360 gene encoding twinkle protein, mitochondrial isoform X1, with the protein MYHVTSPNRLFKLKSVINIIVHSKKLQTISNDIPKAVAGDIRKLLRQKGFAVQDGFTSVTIKCTICSNEKDEQKRSENKLYINKTTGYFLCPKCNVHGDWNILERLIKKTRLEGTTKEYIENLTKKVINFQAAWQSVLDETKSVQNLSDTELLDLFRLFEFPYHHEAGKVLSETRVSMDQTVLYFPLKNSLDNVVGYRKLQAGREEDVESHGFYAAGLFYCRAMKVNRTDQALLVPSIQDVLHLAASKIPGTLIWLSNCSLPPSLLPSLEGYQRLCLWGDWDNMRVVAEKLGEERCRFVRPTDGLVTATEAATADLSLKTLVSEAKPAAHRSITTFAALRDDVYSELTNIDKVRGVKWRRFPALTRLLGGHRRGELTVLTGPTGCGKTTLCAEMSLDLAQQGVTTLWGSFEIRNFRLARTMLQQFAGVSLEQNLQDFAKFADDFQKLPIYYLAFHGQQPIKVVMEAVEHARYMHDIAHVVVDNVQFMLGMGEEREGDRYMRQDAVIAAFRTFATARHCHVTLVMHPRKERDTEDLSTSSIFGSAKASQEADNVLIIQDKRLTAVRGKKYLQVAKNRYSGDLGIVPLDFDKDSLSYQSKKKTKIKQDEPEKLLDQCFEEYSLEDQHHIGTKSSKSQRNRSKANEADTFLSDILNLNRTR; encoded by the exons atgtatcatGTTACTAGCCCAAATagactttttaagttaaaatctgtaataaatattatagttcattcgaaaaaattacaaactataAGCAACGATATTCCTAAAGCAGTGGCCGGCGATATTAGAAAATTACTAAGACAGAAAGGATTTGCGGTTCAAGATGGGTTCACGTCCGTTACAATAAAATGCACGATATGCTCAAATGAGAAGGATGAACAAAAGAGAagcgaaaataaactttatattaacaaaacaacaG GTTATTTTTTATGTCCTAAGTGCAATGTTCATGGAGACTGGAATATCCTCGAGAgattaataaagaaaacaagACTAGAGGGCACAACCAAAGAATATATTGAAAACTTAACTAAAAAAGTGATAAATTTTCAAGCAGCTTGGCAAAGTGTTCTTGACGAAACAAAATCAGTTCAAAATTTAAGTGATACAGAGTTATTGGATCTCTTTAGATTATTTGAATTTCCA TACCATCATGAGGCAGGCAAAGTTTTATCAGAGACAAGAGTATCAATGGATCAAACAGTATtatattttcctttaaaaaactCATTAGACAATGTAGTTGGCTACCGCAAGCTTCAAGCAGGAAGGGAAGAAGACGTAGAAAGCCATGGTTTTTACGCAGCAGGATTGTTTTACTGTAGAGCTATGAAAGTTAATCGTACTGACCAGGCCTTACTTGTGCCTAGTATACAGGATGTACTACATTTGGCAGCAAGTAAAATTCCTG GTACCCTCATTTGGCTAAGCAACTGTAGTCTCCCTCCGTCATTATTGCCGAGTCTTGAGGGTTACCAGAGGTTGTGCCTTTGGGGCGATTGGGACAACATGCGGGTTGTCGCAGAAAAGCTTGGAGAAGAAAGATGTCGATTTGTAAg acCTACAGATGGTTTGGTAACGGCAACCGAAGCGGCGACTGCTGATCTTTCCCTGAAGACTCTAGTGTCAGAAGCGAAACCAGCGGCACATAGATCCATTACCACTTTTGCAGCACTAAGAGACGACGTATACTCAGAACTCACTAACATTGATAAG gtCAGAGGTGTAAAATGGCGACGTTTTCCAGCTCTCACTCGTCTCTTGGGTGGTCACAGGCGCGGTGAACTGACAGTATTGACTGGCCCCACCGGCTGCGGGAAGACTACGCTTTGTGCTGAGATGTCCCTAGACCTCGCGCAGCAAGGG GTAACAACTTTATGGGGTAGCTTCGAGATACGCAACTTTCGTTTAGCTAGAACGATGCTACAGCAATTCGCCGGCGTATCGCTTGAGCAGAATTTGCAAGATTTCGCCAAGTTTGCAGACGATTTCCAGAAACTACCAATCTACTACCTCGCCTTTCACGGACAACAGCCCATCAAAGTAGTAATGGAG GCGGTAGAACACGCGCGGTACATGCACGACATAGCGCACGTGGTGGTGGACAACGTCCAGTTCATGTTGGGCATGGGGGAAGAGCGCGAGGGAGACCGCTACATGCGCCAAGACGCCGTCATCGCCGCCTTCCGCACGTTCGCAACAGCCCGGCATTGCCACGTCACACTGGTCATGCATCCGCGAAAG gaACGTGATACCGAAGACCTCTCGACGAGCTCCATTTTTGGTAGCGCCAAAGCATCACAAGAAGCAGATAACGTACTTATTATTCAA GATAAAAGGTTGACAGCAGTTCGCGGTAAAAAGTATCTGCAAGTTGCAAAGAATCGATACAGCGGTGACCTTGGCATAGTTCCGCTAGACTTTGACAAAGATTCTCTAAGTTACCAAtcgaaaaagaaaacaaagatcAAACAAGACGAGCCAGAAAAGCTTTTGGACCAGTGTTTTGAAGAATATTCTTTAGAAGATCAACATCACATTGGCACTAAGTCTTCAAAAAGTCAGAGAAACCGAAGCAAGGCTAATGAAGCAGACACATTTCTTAgcgatatattaaatttaaatagaaccCGATAA
- the LOC120623360 gene encoding twinkle protein, mitochondrial isoform X2 encodes MAGDIRKLLRQKGFAVQDGFTSVTIKCTICSNEKDEQKRSENKLYINKTTGYFLCPKCNVHGDWNILERLIKKTRLEGTTKEYIENLTKKVINFQAAWQSVLDETKSVQNLSDTELLDLFRLFEFPYHHEAGKVLSETRVSMDQTVLYFPLKNSLDNVVGYRKLQAGREEDVESHGFYAAGLFYCRAMKVNRTDQALLVPSIQDVLHLAASKIPGTLIWLSNCSLPPSLLPSLEGYQRLCLWGDWDNMRVVAEKLGEERCRFVRPTDGLVTATEAATADLSLKTLVSEAKPAAHRSITTFAALRDDVYSELTNIDKVRGVKWRRFPALTRLLGGHRRGELTVLTGPTGCGKTTLCAEMSLDLAQQGVTTLWGSFEIRNFRLARTMLQQFAGVSLEQNLQDFAKFADDFQKLPIYYLAFHGQQPIKVVMEAVEHARYMHDIAHVVVDNVQFMLGMGEEREGDRYMRQDAVIAAFRTFATARHCHVTLVMHPRKERDTEDLSTSSIFGSAKASQEADNVLIIQDKRLTAVRGKKYLQVAKNRYSGDLGIVPLDFDKDSLSYQSKKKTKIKQDEPEKLLDQCFEEYSLEDQHHIGTKSSKSQRNRSKANEADTFLSDILNLNRTR; translated from the exons A TGGCCGGCGATATTAGAAAATTACTAAGACAGAAAGGATTTGCGGTTCAAGATGGGTTCACGTCCGTTACAATAAAATGCACGATATGCTCAAATGAGAAGGATGAACAAAAGAGAagcgaaaataaactttatattaacaaaacaacaG GTTATTTTTTATGTCCTAAGTGCAATGTTCATGGAGACTGGAATATCCTCGAGAgattaataaagaaaacaagACTAGAGGGCACAACCAAAGAATATATTGAAAACTTAACTAAAAAAGTGATAAATTTTCAAGCAGCTTGGCAAAGTGTTCTTGACGAAACAAAATCAGTTCAAAATTTAAGTGATACAGAGTTATTGGATCTCTTTAGATTATTTGAATTTCCA TACCATCATGAGGCAGGCAAAGTTTTATCAGAGACAAGAGTATCAATGGATCAAACAGTATtatattttcctttaaaaaactCATTAGACAATGTAGTTGGCTACCGCAAGCTTCAAGCAGGAAGGGAAGAAGACGTAGAAAGCCATGGTTTTTACGCAGCAGGATTGTTTTACTGTAGAGCTATGAAAGTTAATCGTACTGACCAGGCCTTACTTGTGCCTAGTATACAGGATGTACTACATTTGGCAGCAAGTAAAATTCCTG GTACCCTCATTTGGCTAAGCAACTGTAGTCTCCCTCCGTCATTATTGCCGAGTCTTGAGGGTTACCAGAGGTTGTGCCTTTGGGGCGATTGGGACAACATGCGGGTTGTCGCAGAAAAGCTTGGAGAAGAAAGATGTCGATTTGTAAg acCTACAGATGGTTTGGTAACGGCAACCGAAGCGGCGACTGCTGATCTTTCCCTGAAGACTCTAGTGTCAGAAGCGAAACCAGCGGCACATAGATCCATTACCACTTTTGCAGCACTAAGAGACGACGTATACTCAGAACTCACTAACATTGATAAG gtCAGAGGTGTAAAATGGCGACGTTTTCCAGCTCTCACTCGTCTCTTGGGTGGTCACAGGCGCGGTGAACTGACAGTATTGACTGGCCCCACCGGCTGCGGGAAGACTACGCTTTGTGCTGAGATGTCCCTAGACCTCGCGCAGCAAGGG GTAACAACTTTATGGGGTAGCTTCGAGATACGCAACTTTCGTTTAGCTAGAACGATGCTACAGCAATTCGCCGGCGTATCGCTTGAGCAGAATTTGCAAGATTTCGCCAAGTTTGCAGACGATTTCCAGAAACTACCAATCTACTACCTCGCCTTTCACGGACAACAGCCCATCAAAGTAGTAATGGAG GCGGTAGAACACGCGCGGTACATGCACGACATAGCGCACGTGGTGGTGGACAACGTCCAGTTCATGTTGGGCATGGGGGAAGAGCGCGAGGGAGACCGCTACATGCGCCAAGACGCCGTCATCGCCGCCTTCCGCACGTTCGCAACAGCCCGGCATTGCCACGTCACACTGGTCATGCATCCGCGAAAG gaACGTGATACCGAAGACCTCTCGACGAGCTCCATTTTTGGTAGCGCCAAAGCATCACAAGAAGCAGATAACGTACTTATTATTCAA GATAAAAGGTTGACAGCAGTTCGCGGTAAAAAGTATCTGCAAGTTGCAAAGAATCGATACAGCGGTGACCTTGGCATAGTTCCGCTAGACTTTGACAAAGATTCTCTAAGTTACCAAtcgaaaaagaaaacaaagatcAAACAAGACGAGCCAGAAAAGCTTTTGGACCAGTGTTTTGAAGAATATTCTTTAGAAGATCAACATCACATTGGCACTAAGTCTTCAAAAAGTCAGAGAAACCGAAGCAAGGCTAATGAAGCAGACACATTTCTTAgcgatatattaaatttaaatagaaccCGATAA